Proteins found in one Limnobaculum xujianqingii genomic segment:
- a CDS encoding DUF411 domain-containing protein, translating into MKSGLLALILLFSSGSALATSITMYKSPTCGCCSLWAKKMEEGGFKVETVMINNDREFYQLKQKHKIPMEYMSCHTAMVDGYVIEGHVPADDIKRLLKERPDIIGLSTPGMPGGSPGMDDGYEKEAYSVMTFDANDKRTIYSSH; encoded by the coding sequence ATGAAATCTGGCTTATTAGCTTTAATTTTACTGTTCAGTTCAGGCTCTGCGCTGGCAACCAGCATAACTATGTATAAATCGCCTACCTGTGGTTGCTGCTCTTTATGGGCTAAAAAGATGGAGGAAGGTGGATTTAAAGTAGAAACGGTAATGATAAACAACGACCGCGAATTCTATCAGCTTAAGCAAAAGCATAAGATCCCTATGGAGTATATGTCTTGCCATACCGCTATGGTTGATGGTTATGTGATTGAAGGTCACGTACCTGCAGATGATATTAAGCGTTTGTTGAAAGAACGCCCGGATATTATTGGCCTGAGTACACCTGGAATGCCTGGCGGCAGTCCTGGGATGGATGACGGTTATGAGAAAGAGGCTTATTCAGTCATGACCTTTGATGCTAACGATAAACGTACTATTTATAGCTCACATTAA